TCGGGCATTTTATAAGTTTTAGGAGAAAAAGTCACCCAATCGAAAACCCCAGTAAAAGGATGAGCGCCAGAAGTTTCTAAATGTACCCGTAAACCCTGATTTTTTAATTCCTTGGTCAAAGGATCAAGATTGTGCATCAAAGGTTCACCCCCGGTAATCACCACCATAGCGGGGTTAGCCCCTTTTGCCATCTCAACCAATTCCCGCACCGATTGTTGGGGATAACGGTGGGCATTCCAAGACTCTTTTTGGTCGCACCAGGGACAATAGACATCGCAACCTCCCAAACGGAGGAAAAAAGCATTGCTTCCCGTCCAAAAGCCCTCGCCCTGCACAGAATGGAAAGTTTCGACCACAGGATAGGTACAATGGTTTATGCTAACCGTTTTCATAGAATCAGTATTATAGAAAATATGGACATTCCCCTGAACTTTGCCAAATACATCCAATGGTCTGGTATTGCCACGCTGGTTTTTTTGGTACTTACGATTATCGCTTTTCTCGTCGGTTGGGGAATCCGCTTTCGTCTCGTCGGTGTCACTAGCTTTATGGCCGTGTTGACGGTGGGGATTTTCGGTCTTGGGTTAGGATTATTTACCCGTACAGAAATTCCGGGAGCGGTGAGATTCTCCCTTGTCTATGATAACGGAGCTAATCAAGCTGTTATCTCCCTGCCCAATACTGTTACTGCCGAGCAGGTGGAAGCAACCCTAAAACAAGCCGCTAGTGACTTGTTTTCCTCCGGTCGCGCCGGTGCTGGCGGTAATAATCAATTTATCATTAGCGCTCGCACTCTCATTCATCCTCAGCCCGGTTTATCTGCTCCTTTGTACTTAGGACAGATTAAAAAATCCTTCTCCGCCCCGGGGGATAATACACCTGAACTACAGCTTTTTCCCGAAAGTTTCGCTAAAATTAGCCAATAATCCTTGAGGTTGTCAAAAAATGTCCAATGCTGTCGCTGTTTTGCCCCTGTTAATCGCCCCCGCACAAGTGATTCGGGGTGACAATGCCCTAGAAGAATCCACCGGCAAGTTAGCGGATTTGGGTAAACGTCCCCTCGTGGTGGGCGGCGATCGCAATTTAGCTTTTTTGTCATCTCCCCTGAAAAATCTCACTCCTAGCTATCACAGTTATGCCCCCGATTGTTCGGAAAATTCCCTAGCATATTTAAAGGCATCTGTCAAGAGTCATGAGGCAGATTTTATCATCGGTGTGGGTGGCGGCAAAGCCCTCGATACGGCCAAATTACTCGCCCATCAGTGCCATTTGCCGATCGCCACGATTCCCACCTCCGCCGCTACCTGTGCCGCTTGGACAGCCCTATCTAACGTCTATTCCGACGCGGGGGCGTTTCTTTACGATCTGTCCCTAGCCCGTTGTCCGGATTTATTAATTCTCGATTACGGTATTATCCAAACTGCCCCGAAAAGAACCTTAATCGCCGGTATTGGCGATGCGATCGCTAAATGGTACGAGGCCTCCGTCAGTAGCGGTCATTCCACAGAAACCCTGATCATTGCCGCTGTCCAACAGGCCCGGGTTTTGCGGGACATTCTTTTCCAAAAATCCCCGGCAGCCCTGGAAAATATCGGCGGGGAGGACTGGAAACAGGTGGTAGATGCCACCGTTTTATTAGCCGGAGTAATTGGTGGTTTAGGGGGTGCTAATTGTCGTACCGTGGCCGCCCATGCAATTCATAATGGTTTAACCCATATTCCCGCTTGCCATCATGCCCTGCACGGGGAAAAAGTCGCCTACGGAATTCTCGCCCAATTGCGTCTAGAGGAAATAGTTTTGGGTAATCAATTGGCAGTATCGGCCCGGGGGCAACTAATCCAGTTTTATGAACAAATTGGTTTACCGAAATCCCTAGAGGATTTAGGATTAAGAGATGTTTCCCTTGCCCAATTGCGCCACGCGGCCGCAATTGCCTGTCAGCCTAATTCGGACATTCATCGTTTACCTTTTACGGTTTCCCCCGAACAAGTTATGGCGGCCATGGTTTCCACTACCACTGCCGATACGATCGGGCAGAAAGTTAAAGCTAATTAAGGGCAATATTTTCGGGATTTATTAATAAAATGCCCGTTATCAGTCGTAAGAAATTAAATGAATTTGCCGAAAGGTATCCCGAAACAAAATCAGCATTAAAAGAATGGTATCAAAAAATGAAGACAGGACAATTTCAGTCCATAGCAGAATTAAGAACCATTTTCCCCAATGCTGACGAAGTAGGAAAACTGACTGTATTTAACATAGGCGGAAATAAGATTAGACTCATAGCAGCGATTCATTACATCGACAAAAAATTTATAGCGCTTCCTAAGCTAGTGAGGTACATCTATTTTCTTCCCTTTTGCCTTTTGCCGTTCGGCTGAGCTCACGGCCGAAGCCTCTTGCCTTTTGCCTAAAACCCATAACTTTTGTACCTCAGCAGACTGAAAAACGCTATATATTCGAGAAGTTTTAACTCATGCTGAATAGGACAAAAACAAATGGAAGGAGTAAAAAAATGCCGACGATAGATTTAGAGAAAACACAGCAAGCTTGGACAAACTTAAAGCCAATACTCTTTATTCCTCGTAGCGAATCAGAATATGAACAATTAGTAATTATGTTAGATAATTTGATAGATGAAATAGGAGAAAATGAAAATAATCCTCTTGCTTCTTTAATGGAAATTTTGGGAATATTAATAAAAAATTATGAACAGGAGAATGTTCCCGAATTATAAATGGTAGGGGTGGTGCGTTCCCAAATATTGGTTAACCTTGAAATTGTCATGTTTTCAGGGAGGACACCCTAGGAAAGAATGCGAGCGCCCTGCAAGAAAATATCCTTACCCTCCTGATCGCCTACGAAACCGCCGGCGATCGGGAACAGGCGATCGCCGCTCCCCTGCAATCTTAACGAGTAATTTATACTAAATCCAGTTATTAAAGACTGATTGTTTATTCCCATGAGTGCCTGTCCTGATATGTAGCCTATACTCAACGGATTTAGTATTAGATAGTCAACAGCTTATTGCAATGGGGACAAACCATTAAGCGAATCGAATAATTGTAAATTTTTGTCAAGAGGTGCGGTCAGATCGAAGAATCATCGCTATAACTCCAGAAAAATCCTGTTATTTTAGCTTATTGTCAGAAATTTAGTTAATTGCGCTAAAATGGGGTGATATGCCGAAAGTTTCCGTATAATCCATAGTTAGGCGTACATCCAAGCTATAGGAGACCACGAGGCTCAACACATCCTCTGTTCATATCGCAATTGCTCGTACTTGAAAGGATTGGATTTTTATTCCACCCACCTACTTTAGGAAGCCATGAACAAATTGCTAAAATCTTATCACGCAGTTCGGGAATTTCTAGAATTTCACACGCAGATTTATGGCACAGGGAGAATGCAAAAATTTCATGCCAACGACTTTAATACCCTTTACGAAGATGTATTAATGAGTCCGGGAGATACCCATATTCCCTTTGCTAGTGTCGATGAAGAAGGAAGATTTTTCTATCCTTGGCATCAATATTATGCTGATACTGATTGTATTTGGATGGCGAATGAATTTCATCCCATCAGCTAAATACTCAATTTAATCTTTGTAACTTAATTGGAGTCAATCATGTTAAATGAAATTTTTGCGGCTAATGATGCCTATAAATTCCTGAAAGTAGAAGACTATTTTTATCGTTATAAAGAATGGGAAAAATTAGAAAAAGTCACTTCTCATTCTTTTGACCAAGATAGCGAGCGTCTCAGTCTTAAATTTACCAAAGCCGACGGGAGAAACTGCTGTCTGTTAATTCAATTTATTCAAAAAGATACTTTTCGTGTGCGATTCAATCCCAGTTACGAATCTGGTGAACAATATCCTACAGAAAATACTCGCTCGGTTGTTATGGATAGCATTGAAGAACTTAGAACAGTTCTCAAAGCTAGTGAAAATTTCCAAGTAAGTATTCAGGAAAATAATGAACAAGTTGAACTGAAAACACAAGGGACAGATGACCATCCTAGCTTAAAAATGGTTGTCAAGTTTAATCCTTTTGTGATTGAAGTGTTTGGCTTCTCTACCGAAACTAATGACTATTTCAGAGTTTGGCAAACCGCTAATCCTGGAATCTACTATACTTCTAATGGAGCAGAAGATTATGCCATTATCCAAGCGGTAAATAAACCAGCTACTGCCAAATATATTGGCTTTGGGGAACAAGGAGGACAGGGTTTAACCAAAAATACAGCCCAGTTGAATTATTTCAACTTTGATAATATGCGCTATCGACAGGTTTATAATCGAGGTCCTTTAGATGACAGAGAACCCCTTTACCATTCTGATCCTTTCTTTTTTGAATTTAATGGTGTTCCCGATCAAAAGAGTGTTAATGCCATTTTTATTGATAACCCCGGTCAAATCTTGGTTGATGTGGGTTATATGAATTCTGGTCGCTATATGTTTGGAACTCGCTTTGGTATCTTAGATTACTTTTTCTTTTTAAATAGTGAACCCCGTCATGTCTTAGACGATTTTACCTCAATTGTCGGTCGTCCCCGTTTAAAACCTCGCTACATTTTAGGCTATCATCAGGGATGTTATGGTTATGATAGTCGAGGTAGTGTCGAATGGGCTGTTGGAAAATATCGAGATTATCAGATTCCTTTGGATGGTCTTCATATTGATGTAGATATTCAACATAACTACCAAACTTTTACCATTGATACTAATAAGTTTCCTGACCCTTTATCAATGTTTGATAATTTGCGAAAAAAGGGGTTAAAATGCAGTACAAATATAACTCCTGTTATTAGTAACAAAGATATCAATTATCAGACCTATCAGGAAGGATTAAGCAATAGTTATTTCGTCTTAGATAAACGTTATGACCCCGATAATCCTGCTAGTCGCTCCTATCAGTGCTATGGTGGAGGCAACGAATATCGTCCCAATGATCCCGATAAAATACAAGGATTTAACAGTGGTCAACCTTATATCGGAGAAGTTTATTATGGCAATGATGCCTATGGCAATGAGTTAGGAACGCCAGGTCATTATCCTGATTTTGGGCGAGGCGAAGTGCGAAAATGGTGGGGAACCCAATATCAATATCTCTTTGATATGGGGTTAGAAATGGTCTGGCAAGATATGACAACCCCTGCTATTCGTGAGACTCGTGGGGACATGAAAGGGTTTCCTTTTCAACTCTATGTGACCAGTGATTTTATTTCTGGTGTCACGCCTCAATTAACCCCTGCAATTAAAGTCTGGAACCTTTATGCTTACAATCTCCATAAAGCGACTTATCATGGACTAAATTATCTACCTGGACGGGATAATAAACGCAACTTTATCATTGGGCGAGGTAGTTTTACTGGCTCTCATCGCTTTTCAGGATTATGGACGGGAGATAATGCTTCGGATTGGGATTTTCTGCGGATGAATGTTTCTCAGGTTCTTTGCTTGGGAATGTGTGGACTTGCTATCTGCGGTCAAGATATCGGTGGTTTTGAAACCTCATCTATAGATGATGGAAAATGGGCAAGTCCTGAGCTTTTAATTCGTTGGACAGTGGCAGGTGCTTTCTTACCTTGGTTCAGAAATCATTATGTCCGAAAAGGACGCAAGGAATTTCAAGAACCATTTATGTATTTAGAATACTTCCAAGAAAGGAATCTGCCTATTCCTCAACCCCAAGATTTGTATGCAATGGTATTGCCGATTTGCAAACATTATATTGAATTGCGCTATCGGTTGATGCAGCTTTTCTATGACTGCCTTTTCGAGAATTGTTTGGATGGAATGCCGATTTGCCGTCCTATGTTTCTTAATGATCCTCAAGACCAGTCTCTTTATAATGATAAAGAATATTTCCTTGACAACCAGTTTTTTGTTGGAAAGGATCTTCTCATTTCTCCTGTTACCAAACCTCAAGCGGAGACGAATGGAGGTAAATGGGATGTTTATCTACCCCAAGGTAGTAATTGGTATTGTTTTATGAACAACCAACTACCTTTAGCCAGTTTAGTTGAAGGAGGAACGACGATTCGAGATTTTGATGCGAATCTTAATCTTGAGGGGAAACACATTAATTTCATCGTTCCTATCTATGTTCGTTCAGGTGCAATTATTCCCATGATTGAGCTTGAACAATATGTAGGAGAACTGAATCAGCAAGGTAAACCCAATCCTATTACTTTGAATATTTACCCCGGTCAAAGTGGTGAATATACAATGTATTTAGATGATGGGGTGAGTCGTTCTTCAGCAGTGGACAAACCGGAAGAGCAAGGGGGTGATCCACTAGCGAAGAGTGAATATCGCCAAACTCAGATTACCCATCAATACATAGCACCGAAAAATCGTGAGATTAAGATAGAGCGTATTCATGATAAATATACGCCTAAGTACGAGACGTTTTTCTTTGTTGCTATTTTGCACGATCCTTCTGAAACTCAGGGAAGCTCTGGTTCTTTGAATAAAGTTATTCTCAACAATCAAGAAATCCAGAAATTAGGCAATGGAGATTATAATGCCCTCAATGGGGCTAGTTTGAATGCTTGGTATTATAACCCAACCATTAATATTAGCTTTATTAAGGTATTTGATAATCTCCCTTCGGTCACGATAACTTTGGAGTATGCTTAGACCCACATTATGTGGTGTCTTCAAAATAAAGTTTTGACTGCCTGTAAATAAATAAAAAACAGGCAGTCGAAACCTTATGTCCACAGCTTATTTTTTTTTGTTCTTCGTTACTTGGTATGGTTTGATCGGGGGGCATAAATCGACTAAATCCTTATCCGGCAAAAGACTTAATTGATTAGTTCGTTCTAGTCGGGTGTGGGGTAAAATCGGTGGCGATCGGCTTTCTCCATGGTTCAGGTTCTAGCATATATCGTGTAAATGCGCTAATATTCAAACTAAAGCCGTCCTCAAAAGACGGGGTTTGGGACTCAATTTTTCGATGACGACAATAATCGACGAGTTAAGGCAACAGTGGCAAGATCGCCTCTCTCAAACAGAGGATTCCTTAACCGATCGCCAACGGGATACCATTATCAATTGGTTACTCGGTGAAGATAGCCAACGTTGGGAAACTTTGGACCAGAGAGATTTAGAAATCGCTAAACGGGGATTAGTCTATCTTTGGCAAATTCTGCGGCAACGCTATCTGAAAGTTAGTCCCACCCGCGCCTATCGTAACCTGATTGATCGTCTCGGCGCTTGTGTCACTCTCCGGCAACAAATTCGCACTTGGGTTTCCCTAAGTCGCGATCGTCAGCAAGCGGTGGCCGATGTCTTGCAAGAAATTATTCAAGAGATGTTAAATAGCGATCGCTATCTACAATCCCAGTTAGCATGGATCGCTCGTTGTACCAATGATCAAGCTACTCGTGATCAGCTGCTGTTAGCCACCCTAGAGGAATACGCCCTGCGTCCGATCCGCAATCAACCCCTGTTAGCCTATCGTTTTGTTAATTATCTCCGTCGTCAATCGAGAAGCGGTATCACTAATGTGCCGCGGCAAGAAATGATCCGGATTCTCTCCGATGAAATTAGTGGCGATGAGGGGGAAAATAGCTTAAGTTTACTGGATCAAAATGCGATCGCTACCGACGAAGATCAACGCACTTGTCAAGAAGCGCAAATTCTCCGGGCAAAAGTTCAAGAGAGTTTTGCTAGGTATCTAGAGGAAAATGTTAGTCCGGAGGCGGTGACTTGGTTTAACCTCTATCTAGGGGGCGAAAGCCAAGATGCGATCGCCAAAGCGATGAATATTCCCATTCAACGGATTTATCGTATCCGGGAAAAAGTTGGCTATCATGCGATTAAGGTTTTTGCCCTCAAGGAAGGGACAGAATTAATCAGTGAATGGTTACAAATCAGCCCGAAAGAGCATAATTTTGGCTTAACTCTCAGTCAATGGCAAAGTTACTATGCTGGCCTTTCTCCCACGGGTAAAAGCGTTATCGATGGCTTAAAAGCGGGTAAAACCCTTGAGGAAATCGCCGGGGAATTAAACTGTAAACGCACGCAAGTGGTCAAAGAATGGACGAAACTTTATCTAAGCGCCCAAAGTCTCAGGACAAAAACCTAATCAGTTATCAGTTATCAGTTATCAGTTATCAGTTATCAGTTATCAGTTATCAGTTATCAGTTATCAGTTATCAGTTATCAGTTATCAGTTATCAGTTATCAGTTATCAGTTATCAGTTATCAGTTATCAGTTATCAGTTATCAGTTCACTGAGAAAACTACCCACACCCCACACCCCACACCCCACACCCCACAACCCACACCCCACAACCCATCCCCTTTTTGATTTTTGACTTCAAGAAATATGTGGATTATTAGCAAAAAAGTCGGGGTATTTACCCATTATTTAACCTCTACTGGAACATTTACACCTACCATGGACAAAGCCAGTAAATTTTCTGCTCGGGAAATGGCGGATATTATGGCTAAAAAATACGGGGGAATAGTAGAGGCCATGAGATAATTATGACCATTGGTATTTGGATTTTAGGGGATCAATTATGGACAGGACAAGCTGCCTTAGCTAATCGTCAAGGCTATTCACAGGAAACGCCGGTTATTTTAATTGAA
This Microcystis wesenbergii NRERC-220 DNA region includes the following protein-coding sequences:
- a CDS encoding Ycf51 family protein; the protein is MVYANRFHRISIIENMDIPLNFAKYIQWSGIATLVFLVLTIIAFLVGWGIRFRLVGVTSFMAVLTVGIFGLGLGLFTRTEIPGAVRFSLVYDNGANQAVISLPNTVTAEQVEATLKQAASDLFSSGRAGAGGNNQFIISARTLIHPQPGLSAPLYLGQIKKSFSAPGDNTPELQLFPESFAKISQ
- a CDS encoding type II toxin-antitoxin system HigB family toxin; the protein is MPVISRKKLNEFAERYPETKSALKEWYQKMKTGQFQSIAELRTIFPNADEVGKLTVFNIGGNKIRLIAAIHYIDKKFIALPKLVRYIYFLPFCLLPFG
- a CDS encoding iron-containing alcohol dehydrogenase family protein produces the protein MSNAVAVLPLLIAPAQVIRGDNALEESTGKLADLGKRPLVVGGDRNLAFLSSPLKNLTPSYHSYAPDCSENSLAYLKASVKSHEADFIIGVGGGKALDTAKLLAHQCHLPIATIPTSAATCAAWTALSNVYSDAGAFLYDLSLARCPDLLILDYGIIQTAPKRTLIAGIGDAIAKWYEASVSSGHSTETLIIAAVQQARVLRDILFQKSPAALENIGGEDWKQVVDATVLLAGVIGGLGGANCRTVAAHAIHNGLTHIPACHHALHGEKVAYGILAQLRLEEIVLGNQLAVSARGQLIQFYEQIGLPKSLEDLGLRDVSLAQLRHAAAIACQPNSDIHRLPFTVSPEQVMAAMVSTTTADTIGQKVKAN
- a CDS encoding HetZ-related protein 2; translation: MTTIIDELRQQWQDRLSQTEDSLTDRQRDTIINWLLGEDSQRWETLDQRDLEIAKRGLVYLWQILRQRYLKVSPTRAYRNLIDRLGACVTLRQQIRTWVSLSRDRQQAVADVLQEIIQEMLNSDRYLQSQLAWIARCTNDQATRDQLLLATLEEYALRPIRNQPLLAYRFVNYLRRQSRSGITNVPRQEMIRILSDEISGDEGENSLSLLDQNAIATDEDQRTCQEAQILRAKVQESFARYLEENVSPEAVTWFNLYLGGESQDAIAKAMNIPIQRIYRIREKVGYHAIKVFALKEGTELISEWLQISPKEHNFGLTLSQWQSYYAGLSPTGKSVIDGLKAGKTLEEIAGELNCKRTQVVKEWTKLYLSAQSLRTKT
- a CDS encoding 7-carboxy-7-deazaguanine synthase QueE encodes the protein MKTVSINHCTYPVVETFHSVQGEGFWTGSNAFFLRLGGCDVYCPWCDQKESWNAHRYPQQSVRELVEMAKGANPAMVVITGGEPLMHNLDPLTKELKNQGLRVHLETSGAHPFTGVFDWVTFSPKTYKMPDPTIYAQVNELKIVVANPEDLDWAAIQESKLSEGVIKYLQPEWNTVESKELVFNYVLRHPQWRLSLQTHKFLGVR
- a CDS encoding TIM-barrel domain-containing protein; its protein translation is MLNEIFAANDAYKFLKVEDYFYRYKEWEKLEKVTSHSFDQDSERLSLKFTKADGRNCCLLIQFIQKDTFRVRFNPSYESGEQYPTENTRSVVMDSIEELRTVLKASENFQVSIQENNEQVELKTQGTDDHPSLKMVVKFNPFVIEVFGFSTETNDYFRVWQTANPGIYYTSNGAEDYAIIQAVNKPATAKYIGFGEQGGQGLTKNTAQLNYFNFDNMRYRQVYNRGPLDDREPLYHSDPFFFEFNGVPDQKSVNAIFIDNPGQILVDVGYMNSGRYMFGTRFGILDYFFFLNSEPRHVLDDFTSIVGRPRLKPRYILGYHQGCYGYDSRGSVEWAVGKYRDYQIPLDGLHIDVDIQHNYQTFTIDTNKFPDPLSMFDNLRKKGLKCSTNITPVISNKDINYQTYQEGLSNSYFVLDKRYDPDNPASRSYQCYGGGNEYRPNDPDKIQGFNSGQPYIGEVYYGNDAYGNELGTPGHYPDFGRGEVRKWWGTQYQYLFDMGLEMVWQDMTTPAIRETRGDMKGFPFQLYVTSDFISGVTPQLTPAIKVWNLYAYNLHKATYHGLNYLPGRDNKRNFIIGRGSFTGSHRFSGLWTGDNASDWDFLRMNVSQVLCLGMCGLAICGQDIGGFETSSIDDGKWASPELLIRWTVAGAFLPWFRNHYVRKGRKEFQEPFMYLEYFQERNLPIPQPQDLYAMVLPICKHYIELRYRLMQLFYDCLFENCLDGMPICRPMFLNDPQDQSLYNDKEYFLDNQFFVGKDLLISPVTKPQAETNGGKWDVYLPQGSNWYCFMNNQLPLASLVEGGTTIRDFDANLNLEGKHINFIVPIYVRSGAIIPMIELEQYVGELNQQGKPNPITLNIYPGQSGEYTMYLDDGVSRSSAVDKPEEQGGDPLAKSEYRQTQITHQYIAPKNREIKIERIHDKYTPKYETFFFVAILHDPSETQGSSGSLNKVILNNQEIQKLGNGDYNALNGASLNAWYYNPTINISFIKVFDNLPSVTITLEYA